Below is a window of Sinorhizobium meliloti DNA.
GCGCACGATGACGTGCGCTTTCGCCATACGTCGCATGCTGACTGCCAGCGCGACCGAGATCGCAATCGGCAGGCCTTCAGGGATCGCGCTCACCGCGAGGCCAACGGACATCATAAAGAGCTCGCTCGGCGTCATCGCGCGGGCAATCCCCACAACGACGAGAAGAGCGATCGCAACCGCGACGATCCAGGCAATGAATTTGGAGAAGCGTTCCAGCCTGATCATCAAGGGGGGCTTGGTGATGGACGCCTTGCCGATCTCGGTGGCAATCTTGCCGATCTCGGTTGCTGCTCCAGTCGCCGCGACCACACCCTGTCCGCGGCCGCGCGTGACTAGCGTGCCCGCAAAGACCATGGAGCGCCCATCCTTTCCGGAGGCAGCCTCCACAATCGAGCTGGGCTTGTGAACCGGTGCTGATTCTCCCGTCAGGAGGGATTCGTCGCAAACGAGATCGGTCGCTGAGAGGAGCCGGATATCGGCCGGCACGCGTCCGCCCGCTTCGAGCGCGACCACGTCGCCCGGCACCAACAGTCGAGCGTCGATTTCCTGCAAGCGTCCGTCGCGGATGACACTCGCCTTCGGTTGTTCCAGTCTGCGCAACGCCAATGCGGCTTTGCCGGCCGTGTGCTCCTGCAAACACCCGATGATGCCGTTCGCGATAAGAACGATGCTGATGAATAGCGCATCTTTCAGATCGCTCAATAGGAGAGATACCAGTGCCGCGGCCAGCAGAATGTAGATCAGCGGGCTGCGGAACTGGCGCAGGAAAGTCATCGCCAGCGAGGAGGCTTGCGGTTCCGGAAGGCTGTTCGAGCCAAAGCGCGTAAGCCGGAGACGAGCCTCCTCATGGCTAAGTCCCGCACCGCCGACCAGTGAGCCCCCGCGCGAGGCAAGGTCTGGGAGTGCCACGAAGGTCATTTGAAGCGCTCCATTCAGGTATTGAGCCGGCGTCGGGGTTCTTCGATTTTCAAGTGATCCTCGACAGCCGTGACGCCTCGAGCCGACCAGGCCGCTCGCTCGGCCACTGCTCTCTCGCGCCGGCTTTGAACCTTCCCACGCAATGTGACATGACTGCCGGATACTTCTACGTCGATGTTTTCGGCCTCTATCTCAGCATTGCGTTTCAGCGCCTCTCTGATGCCATGCCTGAGGTCGAGCAAATCCATCATGGGACGAATCCTCAGTCGGTTGTCGACACCGGTGATGCCCGTCAAGCGACGCACCAAGCTCTCGGCCGCATTGCGCTGGAAATAGAAATCGACCGTTCCCTCCAGGGTCACGTAACCGTTTTCAACCTTGACCTGGATGTCCTTGAGCTCGGCAATTGCGGCTCCCCAGGTGAGAATTTTTACCACGCGGCTGGCGATTTCGTCATCGGCGGTCTTTTTGTTCTCCGGTAGCCGCACTTCGATTTCCTCGGCGATTGCGCGCACGCGCTTCACCCGTTGCGCAACCCGTTCCGCAGTGTGTTTTTCCGCAAAGCTGTGAACATGGCCCGTTAAAGTGACAACGCCATCCTCGACCGTTACTCCGATGTTCGCGGCGTCTATGCTGGGTTCATATTCGAGCTCATCCAGGATGTCCTGGCGCAGGCGAATGTCGCTCATGATCGTCTCCTTCCTCAAAACCGGCAAACACTGGCTCAAGTATTGGCCATTTCCGGCTATCGTTCTTTGAGGGACATCAAGGCACAGACGTTCCCTGCAGATTTAACCTTAGTCGATAGATCACGCCCTAAGGGAGGGGAGATCATGTTCATCAAGGAAATGTCCCGTCACGAATGCAGCAGCGTCATTCAGGCCGGTCGTCTGGCTCGTCTTGCTTGCTGTAACGAAGGCAGGCCGTATGTCGTGCCAATCACTTATGCATTTACGGGCAACTGCATTTACTGCTTTTCTATGCCCGGCCAGAAGATCGACTGGATGCGCGCCAACCCGCATGTATGCCTTCAAGTCGATGAGTTTTCAGGCGAACGGCAGTGGAAAAGCGTCCTTGTATTCGGCCGCTATCAGGAGCTGCCGCCGGAAGGGCGATGGCAGAGAGAGTGCGTGCATGCCTGGTCGCTTCTCGAGGCGCGACCAAATTGGTGGGAACCGGGCGGGCTGAAGCCCGCACCACAAGCGATCGCAGGCTCTTCGCCGCATGTCTTTTTCTGTGTCGATATCGAAGACATGACCGGCCGTGCTGCACACGAAGGTGAAGCATGACGGCAAACAACAAAGGCGTCGCTTTATGCGGCGCCCTTGTTTCGATGTAACAGGGAATGTTCAGCGCACCATCAGGACCGGTACCATAGGTGCTTCAATCATCGCCTTGGTAACGCCGCCGAATATCCTTTCGCGAAGACGTGTATGCCCGTATGCGCCCATCACGATCAGATCGGCAGAGGTATCAATGGCATGCTGGTTGAGAACCTCGTCGACACGGCGACCGGCGCTCGGGAGGCGATCGACGGTCACTTCGATGCCATGGCGAGCGAGATAGGTGGCAACATCAGCACCCGGTTCTTCGCCGTTTTTGGCCGAAGCTGCGCTTGGATCAACCACCACGACATTCACCTCCTCGGCGCTCTCCATCAGTTCCAATGCTTCGCGGGCTGCTCTCGCGGATTCCATGCTCGAGTTCCATGCGAGGAGAATCTTTCTTGGACGCAGTGTAACGGATTGGCGATTGGTTGCGAGCAGAACGGGTCGCGCCGAATAGAAGAGTGCTCCGTCAATGGCTCGCGCTCGCAACGGAGAATCCGGCTTCAGGCTCGCCCCGATCAATGTAATGTCGGCATAGCGTGCGCGATTGCCCACATCGCTGTCGGCCCATGCGGTCTCGCAATAGATGCCATTTGCCTCGAATGAGATCCCAAGGACCTTCAGCGTCGCCCTAGCCCTCTCCACCGCCCCGTCCAGGTGCTGTACATCGTCGGTCCGTTCGTCGAGCCAGGCGACCGACATGGCCGCATAATCTCCGATTGGTGGTGGTGCAGCGAGCTTGACCAGAAGAACTGATAAATGCGCATCGGCGGCCGCGCAGAGATCCGCTGCCGCTGTTAGATCATTTTCGTGCTCATTGGCGCCGATCACCAAAAGAATTGTCTTGTAGGTCATTGCTTTCTCCTCGAACCTGATTGGCAGTTTCACGAACCAATCTACTCCCGCCAGCGCCTGCTACATTGATCGCCGTCAAGAAGCTCCTGGCGGTGCGAGTGTTGCCATTCCTTGTGCTTGATTTCGCCGAGTGCGGCGCGATCGCAGACCCGAACTGAGCGCCGCAGAAAGCGGCGCCATTGTAAGCCTGAGTGATGTCAGCGGACCAGCAACACTGGCACGATCGGGGCCGCGATCATGGCCTTCGTGACACCGCCGAAAATCATCTGGCGAAGACGTGTATGTCCATATGCGCCGATTACGATCAGGTCGGCGGTGGTATCAATTGCATGCTCGTTGAGGACCTCGTCGACCGGACGTTCGGCGCTGGGAAGCCGATCGACAGTCACCTTAATGCCGTGGCGGGCAAGATAAGTCGCAACATCTGCGCCAGGTTCATGGCCGTTCCAGCGAGAGGCCGCAGGGTCGACCAATACCACGTTTACGCCTTCGGCACTTTTCATCATGTCGAGCGCTTCGCGAGCGGCCCTCTTGGATTCGAGACTGGCGTTCCACGCCAGCAGAATCCTCCTCGGAAGCAAGGTTACCGATTGGCGACGGGGCGCAAGCAGGACCGGGCAGGGCGAATAGAAAAGGGCGCCTTCGATGGCGCGCGCCCGCAATGACGGGTCCATGCTGGTTCCGATCAATGCAACATCAGCGTAGCGTGCCCGCTCTCCGACCAGGTCGTCGGCCCGTGCAGGCTCGGTGTATTCGCCGGCGACGTCGAACGATAACCCCACTTCCTTGAGCGTCGCTCGTACCGCCTCGATGGCCTTTTCGAGCTGTTCGAACTCGGCCGCCTGATTGTCGAGCCATGCGACCGAGAGGCCCGCATGGTCCCCGAACCGGGGTGGAGCCGCGACCTTCACCAGCAAGACCGAGAGATGAGCATTGGCAGCGACGCAGAGATCTGCCGCCGCTGTGAGGTCCGCTTCATAGTTTGCATCGAGTACGAGAAGGACTGTCTTGTAGGTCATTGCTCCGGTCTCCCCAAGCGGTTTGCTTTCTGAAAGCCAATCTACGCCGGGTGGGGGTGGCTGCATTGATGCCGGTCAAGAATCTCCCGCCTGAGGCTGCAGTGTAAGCGTCGCGATCCTGAGCGTTGAATCGGTCAAATTCGGCGAAATCGCAAATCCAAACTCTCTGCACATTTTCAGCATTTTCGAATTTTCACTCAGAACGAGGCCTTCTATGCGTTGCAGACCATCTGCCGCAGCATAGTCCCTCAGATGAGTAAGGAGAGCCCAGCCGAGACCATGCCCCTGCAGGTCGGTCCTCACCAGCAAGCCATATTCGGCGGCCTCGTGATCAGGATCAGCGTAAAGCCTAGCAATTCCGGCAAGCTCGCCGCTTTCACTATCGAGAGCGACGAAGGCCATCTCGCGCTCGTAATCGATCTGCGTGAGCCTCACCAACATCTGATCCTGAAAGTGCTTGCGCGACGACAAGAAACGAAATTGGATGTCAGCCGAAGACGTCTTTGCCAAAAAATCCGGATACAGTGCCGCGTCTGCGGGTCTGATCGGGCGCAGATGATAGATCCGCTCAGCAAGCGTGACCTGCTTTTGCCAATCGCTTGGATATGGGCGGATCGCGAGGTCGCGATTGGGGCCCGGACACGCGACGGCCTGCGGGTCGATTTCGATGCGCACGTCGAGCGCAATCACGCCCTCTGGGCTGACGACCAGCGGGTTAATATCCACCGAAAGCACGCATGGGAAATCGACGATCATCTGGGAGAGAGCCGCGAGCGCTTTGCAGATCGCTGCTCTGTCTGCTGGCGGCTCGTTACGGAAACCGGCGAGGAGCTTTCCTATCCGGGTCTGGTCGATGAGGTCGCCGGTAAGCGCAGCGTCGAGCGGCGGAAGCGCGACCGCAGTGTCTGCGACCACTTCCACGGAAACACCGCCCGAGCCGAATAGAACGACCGGACCGAAGATCGGATCTCGGGTGAGGCCTAGGAGCAGTTCCCACGCATGTTTGCGTTCGACCATCGGCTGCACGGTAAAACCGTCGACAACGGCAGTCGGGTCATGCGCCTTGACCCGCGCAGCGATCGCCTCGGCAGCTTCGCGAGCGGCGACGGGGGACAGGATGTCGAGGACTACACCGCCCACATCGGATTTGTGCGTGATCGACTTCGAGATCAATTTGACCACTAGCTTCGGCGCGCCCGCAAGAAGCAAGCCGGCGATCGCTTCCGCCTCCTTCGGCGACGTTGCAGTCATCGTTTGAGGGACGGGGATGCCATAGGCTGCAATCACGGCCTTGGCTTCGGGTTCGTTCAGCATTCGGCGACCTTCGGCCGCCACCCTCAGGAGAACGGATCGCGCCAGATCGCGGTTGCAATGCACTTCGTCGTCTCGGCCCTCTGGCACCCTGACCAACGCCTGCTGCGCTTTCGACCATTTGGCGAGGTAAGAAGCCGCTAATGCGACGTCAGACGGCGTATCGTAGCTCGCCAATCCGGCCTGCTGCAGCACCGTGCGACCCTCACGAGCGGTTCGACCGCCCAGCCAGCATGTGAGAACGGGTTTGCCGGAAATTGTCCCGGACTGCGCAAGGGAAGCGATCGCATGAGCCGCATCAACGGGGGACGCAAGGCCCGTTGGGCAATTCATGACGATCAGGATATCCACTCCCACATCCCCAGCGATGGTCTCAACGGCCGTCTCGTAACGATGGGGTGGTGCGTCACCGATAATATCAACGGGATTGGCGCGCGACCAATTGGTGGGAAGAATTCGATCGAGGGTGCCGACAGTCTCCGGAGAGAGATCCGCGAGCGCGCACCCGAAGTCGATCAGCCGATCCACGGCGAGAACGCCTGCACCGCCGCCATTGGTGACGATTGCGACACGGCTACGCTCAAGAGGGGGAAAGCGCGCGATCGTTTCCGTCGCATCGAACAGTTCGCCGAGGCCTTCTATTCTCAAGATGCCGGCACGACGCAAAGCCGCGTCAACGACGCGATCGGCTCCTGAAAGCGCACCTGTATGTGTGGCGGCCGCTTTGGCCGCCTCGGCGTGACGGCCCGCTTTAATGGCGACAACCGGCTTTACCCGAGCCGCGGCCCGTGCTGCCGACAGGAATTTCCGGGGATTGGAGATGGCCTCGAGATACATGACGATCGCACGCGTCTCGGGGTCTCCCGCCAAAAGGTCGAGAAAATCGCCGGCGTCTGCGTCGGCCATGTCGCCGAGCGAAACGATCTTGGAAAAACCGACATTGTTATCCGCCGCCCAGTCGATCAACGAAGTTGCGATAGCTCCGGATTGCGAAAGAAGTGCGATTCCGCCTGGCTTGGCCGGTAAATGCGCGAAGCTCGCATTCAGCTTCGCGGACGGGACGATGAGACCCACCGTGTTGGGGCCGATGATGCGAAGGAGAAATGGTTTCGCGGCATCGAGCATCGCTTGTCTCAAGCCTTGATCAGCGTTGAGACCCGCCGTGATAACCACGGCAGCGCGCGTTCCTTTCACGCCCAGCTCATGGATCAGGGCCGGCACGGTTTTCGGCGGCGTGACGATAACTGCGAGATCGGGAACACTTGGAACATCCGCTACTCGGCGATAGCAGTAAAGGCCCGCCACCTGCTCATATTTCGGATTTACCGGCCAGATTTCTCCCTCAAATCCGGCCGCGAGCACGTTTTCGATGATCACCCGGCCAAGTGATCCGGCGCGATTTGAGGCACCGACAATAACAACCGACCCCGGATCGATGGCGTGATGAAGGTTGCGAATGCTCATGACCTCGATTTCCGATCTCCAATCTTCGTTGATCGAAGATATCGCCGCATTCCGGCCGCGCGTTGATCGCGCTCAAACAAAAAGTCCCGTTCGGGCAAGGATCTATTCCGTGCAGCTATGTCGCCATGACACCTGGCACATCAATCCAGCAGGTCTCGGAGCCGCAATGCCAAGTCTCTGGCGGTGTAGGGTTTTTGCAGCCAGCTTCCTGCCGCCCGGCCGGCCGCACCCGGCTCGGCGTAGCCCGACGTGAACAGCATCTTTACGTCGGGTCTGAGTGCGCGAACATGCTCGGCCAATTCGCCGCCATCCATTCCGCCCGGCATTATCATGTCCGTGAAGACGAGGGAGATTTCTGGATGCTCCCCGAGAAGTTTAAGGGCCTGCGTACCGGCCTCTGCTTCGATGACGGAATATCCAGCGTCGCGGAGTCGCGAGACCACGACGCGGCGCACCCGTGCGTCGTCCTCCACGACGAGAATTGTTTCATGACCTCTCGGCATAGGCTCAAGGGCTGCTTCATCTCCTGCGCCAGCTTGGGCAAGGCGGTTTTCTCCCTGTGCCGCTGGCAGGAATAGCCGCACGCTCGTTCCTCGATCGGGTTCACTATAAAGCTGAATATGTCCGCCGGATTGCTTTACAAAGCCGTAGACCATGCTGAGACCGAGGCCTGTCCCCGCACCAGTGCCCTTCGTGGTGTAAAACGGCTCAAAGGCATGACGCTTGACCTCTTCGGTCATTCCGACGCCCGTGTCCGTGACGGCGACCAGAACGTAGTGCCCCATTCGGACTTCGGGGTACATCAGGGCGTAATCGCGGTCGAGAACCGTCGTGGAGATCTCGATTGTCAGGTGGCCGCCGTTCGGCATTGCGTCGCGTGCGTTCAGCCCCAAGTTCAGGAGAGTGTTCTGAAGCTGAGAGATGTCGATCAAGGCGAGGTTCGCGCTGCCGTTTACGACGGTGGACAGTTCTATGGCCTCGCCCAGGGTTCTGGTGAGCAGCTTCGAAAAGTTCGTGACGAGTTCACCAAGGTCGACGAGCTTCGGGTTGAGCGGCTGCCGCCGCCCGAATGCCAGCAATTGGGCCGTTAGCTTTGCCCCATCGTCGGCTGCGGCCTGAGCTTCTTGTAAGAGAGGCCTTAACTTCGCGTCTTGCAGCCGGGCTTCGATCATTTCCAGATTCCCGGTAATCACAGTCAGCAGATTGTTGAAATCATGCGCCAACCCGCCGGTGAGTTGCCCGACCGCTTCCATCTTCTGCGCTTGCCTGAGCTCTTCCTCAACACGCTGGCGGCTGGTCAGATCCCGAATAAAGCCGGTGAATATCCGCCGACCGTCGGACGTCGCTTCTCCGACCGACAGCTCCATGGGAAATATTGTGCCGTCCTTTCGTTGGCCCGCAACGACCCGTCCAATTCCGATAATGCGCCGTTCGCCAGTGCGCAGATAGTGATCCAGGTACCGGTCATGCGCCTCGCGATGGGGAGAGGGCATCAAGATCTTGACGTTGGATCCAATGACCTCGCTTTCAGCATATCCGAACAGGCGTTCTGCGGCTGCGCTGAAAGAGGAAATCACGCCTCTTTCATCGATCACCACCATTGCTTCGGGAACCGTCTCGAGAATCGACCGAAGATGTGCCTCGCGCGCCGCCAATTCGGCCTTAGCGCGTCTAAGATTGCTGATGTCGCTGTCGGTCTGATCGACCATATAGCGGTTCCTCTCTCCATTCGGCTCGGCGGGCTTCAAGCACTGCCGGCTGCATAGCGCGCGGGCGCTATACGCGAGGGCACCCAGTGCTCCCTTTCGTCACCGTCCGCGAGCGATCGAAGGGTCTCCATCTTCAACACCGTGATCGAGCGCCGTTCCGGTGCCGCGATGACGCCGCTTGTCGCAAACTTTGTTATAGTGCGGGATACCGTCTCGATTGTCATGCCGAGATAATCGGCGATGTCGAGTCGCGTCATGGGCAGGTCGACCACCGAAGTGTGCTTGGAGTTCTCGCTCCGCCTCATCATCAGGAAGAAGTTCGCAAGCTTTTCCTCAGCGCTCCGGCGGGAAAGAAGGACGGCCTGATCTTGCGCGGCAGTCATTTCGTCACGTAACCTCGAGAAAAGTTGCTGCTGTAAGTGTGAATGCCGCGCCACTTCGTCTTCGAAACGGCGGCGAGGGAAGCGGCGAAGCTGCACTGGGGAGATCGCCTCGACCGTGTAGAGATAACGCTCCTTAAGCGACACGCCGAGGAGATCTCCGGGACGCAAGAAGCCTACGATAAACCGCCGGCCGTCGCCGAGCAGCCGCAATGCGCGCAGCATTCCATCCGCGACCTCGAAGACGTCAGCGGCCTCATCGCCCTCCCAGAATATGGCCCGACCGGGCTCAAACCTTTCGATTGGCTGCCGATGAAATAGGGAAGATAGGTCCGTTACTGGCACTATCAGCCCGCATATCGCTGCAGTGAGACGATCCTGCATTGCTACGACTTGAACGCTCATGACCTCTCTCCTCCATCTTTCGTAACGGGAAGAGTCTGAAGGTCAAGCCGTAATCTCATGACGACACGCGTGCAAAAATCGGTGCGATAATGTAACAAAGTGTGACGGCGCATGGAGGGAAACGGCGCGGTTCGGAGTTGATGAATGGCAAACGCACGAACCTTGCCCGAGCACATTCTCGTGGTCGATGACGACGCGAGAATCCGGCAGATGCTCGCGCGGTACTTCGAAGAGGAAGGATACCGCGTCAGTCTGGCCGGCGACGGACTCGAGATGCGCGAGTGCCTCGACAAAGAGTCAATCGACATCATTCTGCTCGACCTTGTACTGCCTGGCGAGGATGGATTGGCACTTGCGCGCGGCATACGGGCGCGCTCGGATGTGCCTTTGATAATGTTGACTGGTCGCAATGACGTTGTCGACCGGGTGGTCGGGCTGGAGGTGGGTGCCGACGACTACATTGCGAAGCCCTTCCACCTGCGGGAGGTATTGGCGCGCGTCCGGGGCGTCCTTCGTCGCCGCCAGCCGCAGCAATCGCAGAGCGATCGCGAAACGCCGTCAGCGGAAGTGTACTGTTTCGAAGGACTGCGCCTTGACATTGATCGCCGCCAATTGGTCGCGGACGATGACGGGAGGGAAGTCCCTCTGACGACCGGTGAGTTCGACATGCTATGCGTACTTGTGAAGCATGCGGGCCGCGTGCTGCAACGCGAATTGTTGATGGATTTGACGAGAGGTCGAAACCTTGAGGCTTTCGATCGCACCATCGACGCGCAGATTGCTCGCCTAAGGCGCAAAATTGAACGTGATCCTACCCGCCCCGCTCTCATCAAGTCGGTTAGAGGTGTTGGATACGTCTTTAGCGCGAGGGCGACTCGCCATCGCTCCTAGCTCCCCCGGTTCGCAGTGGCATACGGACGAGCTCGGGTCTCAGCCTAAGTCAGGACTATTGAACAGGTATGAGGATGCCGCGGCCCTCTCGGGGCGAGGTGGCGATGGAACTTGGCCAGTCTGTTGGGTCGAGTGCCGCGACGCGAATGAACCCGCAATTGGATTTGCGAGCGACCACTGTGAAATACGCGAGAAGCGCGTTGGCCACGCCACGCGTGTCCGCCGCGCTTGTAATGATGAAGACCGGTACGTCGAGCATTCTGCCGTATGTTTCGTTCTGCACTGGGCGCATGATGCAGATCCCGGCGATATAACCGAGCGGGTTCTCTGCGGTCACTATTCCTTCTGGTGAGCACACTCGGGTGACGGTGGCTGCGCAGAATTCGCGCCATCCCTGCAAGTCGAAGTGACAGCCGGCTGCGTCGACCAGCCGGTAAGCTTTGTCGAATTGATGCCGTTTGATCGGACCCACGGCGTAGGCAACAGCCATGTTGCTCTCCATCGGAAATGCATCTCAGCGAAAAACCGTCGCCTCCACTGGAGGACAGGCCCCGCCGGCCACGCGTCAACTCTCGCAAACCTGCGATCCGTCGCATTGAGAGGCATTTTCCGGGAAACGAGCTGGGCCGTCATTGATGCTCATCAAAGCCGGCGCGTCGTATTTGTCGTTCAATTCCTAACGCACTGCTGCGCAAAAGTCGCAGTTTCTGCGCAACTCAAAGTGACGGGGCATGCCATGTCCACCAGTCTCCGGGGCCGCAGCGTCCTGACGCTCGACGAATTCACTTCAAGGGAGATCGGGTTCCTGTTGC
It encodes the following:
- a CDS encoding BON domain-containing protein, with amino-acid sequence MSDIRLRQDILDELEYEPSIDAANIGVTVEDGVVTLTGHVHSFAEKHTAERVAQRVKRVRAIAEEIEVRLPENKKTADDEIASRVVKILTWGAAIAELKDIQVKVENGYVTLEGTVDFYFQRNAAESLVRRLTGITGVDNRLRIRPMMDLLDLRHGIREALKRNAEIEAENIDVEVSGSHVTLRGKVQSRRERAVAERAAWSARGVTAVEDHLKIEEPRRRLNT
- a CDS encoding pyridoxamine 5'-phosphate oxidase family protein encodes the protein MFIKEMSRHECSSVIQAGRLARLACCNEGRPYVVPITYAFTGNCIYCFSMPGQKIDWMRANPHVCLQVDEFSGERQWKSVLVFGRYQELPPEGRWQRECVHAWSLLEARPNWWEPGGLKPAPQAIAGSSPHVFFCVDIEDMTGRAAHEGEA
- a CDS encoding universal stress protein, yielding MTYKTILLVIGANEHENDLTAAADLCAAADAHLSVLLVKLAAPPPIGDYAAMSVAWLDERTDDVQHLDGAVERARATLKVLGISFEANGIYCETAWADSDVGNRARYADITLIGASLKPDSPLRARAIDGALFYSARPVLLATNRQSVTLRPRKILLAWNSSMESARAAREALELMESAEEVNVVVVDPSAASAKNGEEPGADVATYLARHGIEVTVDRLPSAGRRVDEVLNQHAIDTSADLIVMGAYGHTRLRERIFGGVTKAMIEAPMVPVLMVR
- a CDS encoding universal stress protein, producing the protein MTYKTVLLVLDANYEADLTAAADLCVAANAHLSVLLVKVAAPPRFGDHAGLSVAWLDNQAAEFEQLEKAIEAVRATLKEVGLSFDVAGEYTEPARADDLVGERARYADVALIGTSMDPSLRARAIEGALFYSPCPVLLAPRRQSVTLLPRRILLAWNASLESKRAAREALDMMKSAEGVNVVLVDPAASRWNGHEPGADVATYLARHGIKVTVDRLPSAERPVDEVLNEHAIDTTADLIVIGAYGHTRLRQMIFGGVTKAMIAAPIVPVLLVR
- a CDS encoding bifunctional acetate--CoA ligase family protein/GNAT family N-acetyltransferase, with protein sequence MSIRNLHHAIDPGSVVIVGASNRAGSLGRVIIENVLAAGFEGEIWPVNPKYEQVAGLYCYRRVADVPSVPDLAVIVTPPKTVPALIHELGVKGTRAAVVITAGLNADQGLRQAMLDAAKPFLLRIIGPNTVGLIVPSAKLNASFAHLPAKPGGIALLSQSGAIATSLIDWAADNNVGFSKIVSLGDMADADAGDFLDLLAGDPETRAIVMYLEAISNPRKFLSAARAAARVKPVVAIKAGRHAEAAKAAATHTGALSGADRVVDAALRRAGILRIEGLGELFDATETIARFPPLERSRVAIVTNGGGAGVLAVDRLIDFGCALADLSPETVGTLDRILPTNWSRANPVDIIGDAPPHRYETAVETIAGDVGVDILIVMNCPTGLASPVDAAHAIASLAQSGTISGKPVLTCWLGGRTAREGRTVLQQAGLASYDTPSDVALAASYLAKWSKAQQALVRVPEGRDDEVHCNRDLARSVLLRVAAEGRRMLNEPEAKAVIAAYGIPVPQTMTATSPKEAEAIAGLLLAGAPKLVVKLISKSITHKSDVGGVVLDILSPVAAREAAEAIAARVKAHDPTAVVDGFTVQPMVERKHAWELLLGLTRDPIFGPVVLFGSGGVSVEVVADTAVALPPLDAALTGDLIDQTRIGKLLAGFRNEPPADRAAICKALAALSQMIVDFPCVLSVDINPLVVSPEGVIALDVRIEIDPQAVACPGPNRDLAIRPYPSDWQKQVTLAERIYHLRPIRPADAALYPDFLAKTSSADIQFRFLSSRKHFQDQMLVRLTQIDYEREMAFVALDSESGELAGIARLYADPDHEAAEYGLLVRTDLQGHGLGWALLTHLRDYAAADGLQRIEGLVLSENSKMLKMCREFGFAISPNLTDSTLRIATLTLQPQAGDS
- a CDS encoding PAS domain S-box protein, with the translated sequence MVDQTDSDISNLRRAKAELAAREAHLRSILETVPEAMVVIDERGVISSFSAAAERLFGYAESEVIGSNVKILMPSPHREAHDRYLDHYLRTGERRIIGIGRVVAGQRKDGTIFPMELSVGEATSDGRRIFTGFIRDLTSRQRVEEELRQAQKMEAVGQLTGGLAHDFNNLLTVITGNLEMIEARLQDAKLRPLLQEAQAAADDGAKLTAQLLAFGRRQPLNPKLVDLGELVTNFSKLLTRTLGEAIELSTVVNGSANLALIDISQLQNTLLNLGLNARDAMPNGGHLTIEISTTVLDRDYALMYPEVRMGHYVLVAVTDTGVGMTEEVKRHAFEPFYTTKGTGAGTGLGLSMVYGFVKQSGGHIQLYSEPDRGTSVRLFLPAAQGENRLAQAGAGDEAALEPMPRGHETILVVEDDARVRRVVVSRLRDAGYSVIEAEAGTQALKLLGEHPEISLVFTDMIMPGGMDGGELAEHVRALRPDVKMLFTSGYAEPGAAGRAAGSWLQKPYTARDLALRLRDLLD
- a CDS encoding Crp/Fnr family transcriptional regulator; this translates as MSVQVVAMQDRLTAAICGLIVPVTDLSSLFHRQPIERFEPGRAIFWEGDEAADVFEVADGMLRALRLLGDGRRFIVGFLRPGDLLGVSLKERYLYTVEAISPVQLRRFPRRRFEDEVARHSHLQQQLFSRLRDEMTAAQDQAVLLSRRSAEEKLANFFLMMRRSENSKHTSVVDLPMTRLDIADYLGMTIETVSRTITKFATSGVIAAPERRSITVLKMETLRSLADGDEREHWVPSRIAPARYAAGSA
- a CDS encoding response regulator, yielding MANARTLPEHILVVDDDARIRQMLARYFEEEGYRVSLAGDGLEMRECLDKESIDIILLDLVLPGEDGLALARGIRARSDVPLIMLTGRNDVVDRVVGLEVGADDYIAKPFHLREVLARVRGVLRRRQPQQSQSDRETPSAEVYCFEGLRLDIDRRQLVADDDGREVPLTTGEFDMLCVLVKHAGRVLQRELLMDLTRGRNLEAFDRTIDAQIARLRRKIERDPTRPALIKSVRGVGYVFSARATRHRS